A single window of Anomaloglossus baeobatrachus isolate aAnoBae1 chromosome 9, aAnoBae1.hap1, whole genome shotgun sequence DNA harbors:
- the TMEM91 gene encoding transmembrane protein 91 has product MEYLHELQHPLLDRSMGTGMLTPLLSKDGGGEGFLWKCLPHRTHQGGEIPQQFLDPGSLRRTVDSGGGKVADVSFWKATDPRVWKGKDYSETTFVDTQGSPDICKKYTPEKDIHTVSCDVRDDEVLDMENDSSSDSDTDSESHFSLLLPQDYLGLAVFSMLCCFWPLGIAAFFLSQKTNKASAQGDYHGASVASRQTFLLAVLSIFLGICTYVGAVVALIAYLSNRAPT; this is encoded by the exons ATGGAGTACCTACATGAGTTACAGCACCCCCTACTGGACAGGTCGATGGGGACGGGTATGCTAACCCCTCTACTCTCTAAAGATGGTGGGGGTGAAGGATTCCTCTGGAAATGTCTTCCACACCGCACACATCAAGGCGGAGAAATACCCCAGCAGTTTCTGGATCCAGGGAGCCTCCGGAGGACTGTGGATTCGGGGGGTGGGAAGGTGGCGGATGTCTCTTTTTGGAAAGCAACAGATCCCCGGGTCTGGAAGGGGAAAGACTACTCAGAGACTACATTTGTAGATACTCAGGGGAGCCCAGATATCTGCAAGAAGTACACCCCAGAAAAAGACATTCATACTGTGTCCTGTGATGTGcgggatgatgaagttctagatatgGAG AACGACTCGTCCAGTGACAGTGACACAGACAGTGAGAGTCACTTCTCTCTGCTCCTGCCGCAGGACTACCTGGGACTCGCGGTCTTCTCCATGTTGTGCTGTTTCTGGCCCCTGGGCATCGCTGCTTTCTTCCTATCACAAAAG ACCAACAAGGCCTCAGCTCAAGGTGACTACCACGGGGCAAGTGTGGCTTCCAGACAAACTTTTCTCCTGGCTGTTCTGTCTATCTTCCTTGGCATCTGCACCTATGTGGGTGCG